ATCCGCGCCGGCGAGACCTTCCTGCTGCCGCCGCGCGTGCCGCACTCGCCCCAGCGCATGCCCGACTCGGTCGGCCTGGTAATCGAGCGCCGCCGCCTGCCGCACGAGCTCGACGGGCTGATGTGGTTCTGCGAGCAGTGCAACCACAAGCTCTACGAAGAGTTCTTCCAGTTGAAGAACATCGAGACCGACTTTCCGCCGGTGTTCGATCATTTCTACTCGTCGCGTGAGCACCGCACCTGCAAGCAGTGCGGACACCTCAACCCGGCTCCGGCCAAGTACGTCATGCCCGACACCTGAGCCTGTGTCCGTCGGGTGCCTGCGACCAGCGGTGGAGCTGGCATCGGTGGAGCGGGATGCGAGAGGCGGGTATGCACCCGCCTCTCTTGCCGTGTCGCAGGGTGCAGTGGGAGTTGCTTACTGGTACACGCCCAGGACCGAGACGCCGGAGAACGCCTGCTCGCCGAGGACGCGCACGTAGTACGTGCCCGCCTGCGGATACGTGAAGACGACCGTCTCGGCGTTGCCGAACTTGGCCGACTTTCGCTCGAACGCGGCGGTGGTCGGCACGATGTCCCGCGAAACGTACAGGCTCACGTCGCCGACGCCGCCGAAGGTGCGCAGGTTCAAGGTCTGCACGCCCGCCGGCACGGTGATCTCGTACAACAGGCCTTCGCCCACCCCTCCGAGCTGGTTGCCGACCGCGACGCGATTGGCCAGCAACGTGGTCAGGTCGACCGGCACCGGCTGCGAACTGGCAGCAACGGCAGCGCTTGCGTCGACGATGCCGGCGCCCATCAGCTTGTTGCTCGGTGGTGCCACCGCGAACGGCCGCGCGGTCTTGCGCAACACATAGCGCACCTGCGCCGGGGCCAGGGCCGGTTGCCCGCCGCCAACCGCGGCGGCCTGCATCAGTGCGACCACGGCAGCGACGTGCGGCGACGCCATCGACGTGCCGACCATGCCGACCAGCCCTTCACCGTCGGCACCGGCGATTGGGGTCGTGGCTCCCTTGTTGCCGAGCGACCAGATCACGCCAAAGTCCGGGGCGATGCCGTTGTTTTCGCCACCCGGGGCGGACACGGTCACGGTGGGACCGAAGTTGGAGTACGACGCGCGGGCGCCGGTCTTGCCGGTGGCCCCAACCGCAATCACGCCCGCGCAGTTGGCCGGACTGTAGTTGACGGTATCGGCGTTGCTGTTGCCGGCGGCGACCACCACCGTCGCGCCACGCGAGACCGCGCCATCGATCGCCAGTTGTTCGACCTGCGAGCAAGCGCCCAGACCGCCCAGGCTGAGGTTCAGCACTTCGGCCGGATCGTCGTTGACCGGCACGCCGTCGACGCTGCCGCCCGAGGCCCAGGTGATCGCGTCGGCGATGTCGGACTCCCAGCCACCGCCCGTGCCGAGCACGCGGATCGGCTGGACCCGGGCGTCGAACGCAACTCCGGCCAGGCCCAGGCCGTTGTTGGTGACCGCCGCGATGGTGCCGGCCACGTGGGTGCCGTGCCACGAGCTCGTCGGCCGGCTCGGCGGATTGAAATCGCCGGGATCATGCGCGTCGGCATCCCGGCCGTCGCCGTCGCCGGCGGTGGCCAGATCATCGATGAAGTCATAGCCCGGCACGATGTTGGCGTTGAGGTCGCTGTGGTCGACGTAGCCGGTGTCGAGCACCGCCACCTTGACGCCGGCGCCACGTGAGCTGTCCCACGCCTTTGGCGCGCGGATGCCGCCAACATTGTCGAAGTAATGCCATTGCAGGTTGTAGCTGGTGTCGTTCGGCGTGAAGTCCAGCGCCTGCAGCCGGTGGTCCGGCTGGGCGAACTTCACCGCCGGATCCGCACGCAGCTGGGCCAGCAGCACATTGGCCTCGGCAGGGTCGAGCACGCGCGACAGCTTGATCACGTCAGCGCCGCCGGACATCCTGCGCAGGTGCTTGATGCCCATCGTGGCTCCATTGGCACCGCGGACACCGGCGCGGGAGACCGCACTGGTCATTGCACTCAGCGCCGCCAGCTGGCCGCGCGGCGCGGCGGCGCCGTCCTTGTATTTGACGATGAAACGGTCATGGCCAGTCTCGACCGTCGGAGCGGCCGGCTGCATGGCGATGGTACGGCTGGTGGTTGCGGTGGCGGCGCTGACGCCGCCGATGCTGGCCGCCATCGCGGTCATGATGGCGGCGCCGAGGACGCTTGCACCGATGGTGCGGACTTGGTTGCTCATGTAATGCCCCAGTGACGTGAAGTGTGCGGAGGGCGCCGTGACCATAGGGTCGGCATGCGACGCCCCGCCGCTTGCGATCGGATCGTTGAATCGTTGGAAGTACTTGCTTACAGATCGATGCCGAGGCCGACACCCGCCGACTGGTCGTCGTCGCTGAAAGCACCGCCGACCGAGAACGAGGCGCGCTCGCCGACGGACTTCGAGTAGCCGACCGACAGCGCGCTCTCGCCGTTCTGCCAGCCGGCGCCGACTGCGACGCGACCGCGCGGGCTGCGGCTGTTGGCTGCGTTGATTGCCATGCTCATCATGGCGCTGCTCATCGCGCCCTGACGGTCGATGCGCTCGTCCTGCTTGCCAAGGCGCAGGCCGATTTCATCGCGCAGTCCGCTGAACTGATCGTCGAGCGCCTGCAGGCGGCCCTCGGTGTAGGCGTTGGCGCGCGTCAGCGTCTGCGTCGCGGTGGTGTCGGTGTAGGTATTGGCCGAAGCCAGCGCGGCTTCGTCACCGGCCTGCATCTGCTGCACGTTGGCAGCATCGG
Above is a genomic segment from Lysobacter sp. S4-A87 containing:
- a CDS encoding 3-hydroxyanthranilate 3,4-dioxygenase codes for the protein MLPNPINLQAWIEEHRHLLKPPVGNKVVFLGDFIVMVVGGPNQRTDYHWDEGAEWFYQLEGEMVLRIQEDGAVRDIPIRAGETFLLPPRVPHSPQRMPDSVGLVIERRRLPHELDGLMWFCEQCNHKLYEEFFQLKNIETDFPPVFDHFYSSREHRTCKQCGHLNPAPAKYVMPDT
- a CDS encoding S8 family peptidase is translated as MSNQVRTIGASVLGAAIMTAMAASIGGVSAATATTSRTIAMQPAAPTVETGHDRFIVKYKDGAAAPRGQLAALSAMTSAVSRAGVRGANGATMGIKHLRRMSGGADVIKLSRVLDPAEANVLLAQLRADPAVKFAQPDHRLQALDFTPNDTSYNLQWHYFDNVGGIRAPKAWDSSRGAGVKVAVLDTGYVDHSDLNANIVPGYDFIDDLATAGDGDGRDADAHDPGDFNPPSRPTSSWHGTHVAGTIAAVTNNGLGLAGVAFDARVQPIRVLGTGGGWESDIADAITWASGGSVDGVPVNDDPAEVLNLSLGGLGACSQVEQLAIDGAVSRGATVVVAAGNSNADTVNYSPANCAGVIAVGATGKTGARASYSNFGPTVTVSAPGGENNGIAPDFGVIWSLGNKGATTPIAGADGEGLVGMVGTSMASPHVAAVVALMQAAAVGGGQPALAPAQVRYVLRKTARPFAVAPPSNKLMGAGIVDASAAVAASSQPVPVDLTTLLANRVAVGNQLGGVGEGLLYEITVPAGVQTLNLRTFGGVGDVSLYVSRDIVPTTAAFERKSAKFGNAETVVFTYPQAGTYYVRVLGEQAFSGVSVLGVYQ